One Flagellimonas sp. CMM7 genomic region harbors:
- a CDS encoding VCBS repeat-containing protein, translated as MSINHHICIRTVFFTLILISSVISCKENKNKLFHDLSPKETGVSFNNSLVIGGEPSVLEFEYMYNGAGVAVADFDQDGMQDIYFTGNMVSNRLYRNLGEFKFQDITETAQVGTTGWSNGVAIIDINQDGYPDIYVCKGGPRGSSNEDRANLLFVNNGMKNDKLSFTEEAGKWGIADSSYSVQANFFDYDGDGDLDMYLLSNALVDYNRNTSRPKDWSGKAPSVDKLFRNNGDGTFTDVSKEANILMEGFGLGVEVCDINQDGWTDIYVSNDFLTDDFLYINQKDGTFKNEIFEYMGHLTFNGMGNDIADINNDGLMDVVVLDMLPPDNKRWKLTMMGNNYDEHHNAISNGYQPQYIRNTLQLNNGNGSFSEVGQISGISATEWSWSALLSDYDHDGKKDLFVTNGYRQDITNLDFMVYGNTILSMGSEQANREKRLEELNKLPGIKRSNYLFKNEGELQFKDISKVAGITKPTFSNGAAYADFDNDGDLDLVVNNIDDPASILRNNTSIDSTQSYLKFRFKGNSPNLEGIGSQVELYYQGKLQKQYFTPYRGYLSSVEPSLHFGLGDIKKIDSVIITWPNKMQEILKNITVNQELVVHQTNAQTLHKNNPKKTSRLFKEIDSIGLEFTHQENDFVDYKIQPLLPHMHSKNGPGMAVGDANGDGLEDVYVAGAAGQSGVLKIQNKDGKSFTETIFKEADSEDMGALFFDADADGDQDLYVVSGGSSAVKGSIAYQDRIYENDGTGVYSIVDALPESLVSGSVVTGADYDKDGDIDLFVGGRVKPGEYPLSPKSSLLKNYSSTGNIKFNEDQSFSNASAELGMVTAALWTDFDNDSWVDLIVVGEFMPIRFFKNNEGKFEDITEQIALKGTNGWWNSITSGDFDNDGDSDYVLGNFGLNSRYKASVTEPLCIYAKDYDKNGQIDPVMCHYIDGKNYIAHSRNDLIDQINAMRVRFRTYNDYAEATFEESFAEGELADALIVKSETFASSYLENLGNGKFTLKPLPISMQTAPMYGINIGDYDQDNHLDILAVGNFYSGEVFNGRYDASIGWLMAGDGKGNFKPINVNQSGFFVKGDAKSQVNLFTKDTELVLSGINSAELKIHSRKLGDQFIYQSSPQDASLTIHFEDGSIQKRELYYGAGYLSQGSRKQLIPKNAKFIVVKNFKGVETKIDVRE; from the coding sequence ATGTCCATCAATCATCATATTTGTATTCGTACTGTCTTTTTTACTCTGATACTTATATCATCTGTTATTTCATGTAAAGAAAATAAGAACAAACTGTTTCATGACTTATCACCAAAAGAAACAGGGGTATCGTTCAACAATAGCCTAGTAATTGGAGGTGAGCCAAGTGTGCTCGAATTTGAATATATGTATAATGGAGCGGGTGTTGCCGTAGCAGATTTTGATCAAGATGGGATGCAAGACATTTACTTTACGGGTAATATGGTCAGCAATCGGTTGTACCGTAATCTTGGGGAGTTTAAATTCCAGGATATCACGGAAACCGCGCAGGTGGGAACTACAGGTTGGTCAAATGGTGTTGCGATTATTGATATTAACCAAGATGGATATCCTGATATTTACGTTTGCAAGGGAGGTCCGAGAGGGTCATCCAATGAGGATAGGGCCAATCTCTTGTTTGTCAACAACGGAATGAAAAATGATAAATTATCTTTTACCGAAGAAGCAGGTAAATGGGGAATAGCCGATAGCAGTTACTCGGTTCAAGCAAATTTCTTTGACTATGATGGTGATGGTGATTTGGACATGTATCTTCTCAGTAATGCCTTAGTCGATTACAATAGAAACACTTCACGCCCAAAAGACTGGTCGGGCAAGGCCCCTTCCGTAGATAAACTATTCAGGAATAATGGGGATGGCACTTTTACAGATGTGTCCAAGGAAGCCAATATCCTTATGGAAGGTTTCGGCTTGGGAGTTGAAGTTTGTGATATCAATCAAGATGGTTGGACGGACATCTACGTATCAAACGATTTTTTAACTGATGATTTCCTGTATATAAATCAAAAGGACGGAACCTTTAAGAATGAAATTTTTGAATATATGGGCCATCTTACATTCAATGGAATGGGTAATGATATTGCAGATATCAACAATGATGGTTTAATGGATGTAGTGGTTTTGGATATGCTCCCGCCCGATAATAAAAGATGGAAATTGACCATGATGGGCAATAATTATGACGAGCATCATAATGCCATTTCCAATGGATATCAACCCCAATATATTAGAAATACCCTACAGTTGAACAATGGAAATGGTTCATTTAGTGAAGTTGGGCAAATATCAGGGATTTCGGCTACGGAATGGAGCTGGAGCGCCTTACTTTCTGATTATGACCATGATGGAAAAAAGGACCTATTTGTCACCAACGGATACCGCCAAGACATAACCAATCTTGATTTTATGGTATACGGCAATACAATTCTCTCTATGGGCTCAGAACAGGCCAATAGAGAAAAGCGTCTAGAAGAGCTAAATAAACTTCCCGGAATAAAACGATCCAACTATTTGTTCAAGAATGAAGGCGAACTTCAATTTAAGGACATATCAAAAGTAGCCGGAATTACAAAACCCACTTTTTCAAATGGGGCCGCATATGCAGATTTTGATAATGATGGTGATCTTGATTTAGTAGTCAATAATATTGATGACCCAGCAAGTATTTTAAGGAACAACACCAGTATTGACAGCACACAATCGTATTTAAAATTCCGTTTTAAAGGTAACAGTCCAAATTTAGAAGGTATAGGAAGTCAAGTTGAGCTTTATTATCAAGGAAAGCTTCAAAAGCAATATTTTACACCTTACCGAGGGTACCTTTCTTCCGTAGAGCCTAGTCTTCATTTTGGTTTAGGGGATATCAAGAAAATTGATAGCGTCATCATTACATGGCCAAATAAGATGCAGGAAATCCTGAAAAACATTACTGTCAATCAAGAATTGGTTGTTCATCAAACTAATGCACAAACCCTTCATAAGAATAATCCGAAAAAGACATCAAGATTATTTAAAGAAATCGATAGTATTGGTTTGGAATTCACACACCAAGAAAATGATTTTGTTGATTACAAAATTCAACCACTTCTACCACACATGCACTCCAAAAATGGACCAGGTATGGCAGTTGGAGATGCCAACGGCGATGGACTTGAAGATGTCTACGTAGCTGGAGCAGCTGGACAATCTGGGGTATTAAAAATACAGAATAAGGACGGCAAATCTTTCACGGAAACTATTTTCAAGGAGGCAGACTCAGAAGATATGGGCGCCTTGTTCTTTGATGCAGATGCAGATGGCGATCAAGATTTATATGTGGTAAGCGGAGGATCATCCGCAGTTAAGGGTAGCATCGCATATCAAGACCGTATCTATGAAAATGATGGTACAGGAGTATATTCAATAGTGGATGCTTTACCAGAATCTTTAGTGAGCGGATCTGTTGTAACCGGAGCCGATTATGATAAAGATGGAGATATAGATCTTTTTGTTGGAGGAAGGGTGAAACCAGGAGAATATCCCCTATCACCAAAAAGTTCCTTGTTAAAAAATTATAGTTCAACAGGGAATATCAAATTCAATGAAGACCAATCCTTTTCAAATGCTTCAGCAGAACTGGGAATGGTCACCGCTGCTCTATGGACTGATTTTGATAATGATTCTTGGGTAGATCTGATCGTAGTTGGCGAATTCATGCCTATTCGATTCTTTAAAAACAATGAAGGTAAGTTTGAAGATATTACAGAACAAATTGCATTAAAAGGGACCAATGGTTGGTGGAACAGTATAACATCCGGCGATTTTGATAACGACGGGGATAGTGATTATGTGCTTGGAAATTTTGGCCTGAACAGTCGCTATAAAGCAAGCGTAACCGAACCACTTTGCATATATGCCAAAGATTATGATAAGAATGGTCAAATAGACCCTGTAATGTGTCATTATATAGATGGGAAAAATTACATAGCACATTCTAGAAATGACCTTATTGACCAAATCAACGCAATGCGGGTTAGGTTTAGAACGTATAACGATTATGCAGAGGCAACTTTTGAAGAATCATTTGCTGAGGGGGAACTCGCAGATGCTCTCATTGTTAAAAGCGAAACCTTTGCCAGCAGTTATCTAGAAAACTTGGGCAATGGAAAGTTCACATTAAAACCTTTACCTATTTCCATGCAAACGGCTCCCATGTATGGGATAAACATAGGGGACTATGATCAGGACAATCATCTGGATATTTTAGCGGTGGGCAATTTTTATAGTGGAGAAGTCTTTAATGGTAGATACGATGCATCAATCGGGTGGCTTATGGCAGGAGATGGCAAAGGAAATTTTAAACCAATAAACGTAAATCAAAGCGGTTTTTTTGTAAAGGGAGATGCCAAAAGCCAAGTTAATCTATTCACCAAGGATACTGAGCTAGTGCTATCTGGAATAAATAGTGCTGAATTAAAAATTCATTCGAGAAAACTAGGCGATCAGTTTATCTATCAATCAAGTCCACAAGATGCTTCACTCACCATTCATTTTGAAGATGGTTCCATACAAAAAAGAGAACTGTATTATGGTGCGGGATATTTATCGCAAGGGAGTCGCAAGCAACTAATACCGAAAAATGCCAAATTCATTGTGGTAAAGAATTTTAAGGGAGTTGAAACAAAAATTGATGTAAGAGAATGA